The Bacillota bacterium DNA window CTGAGATTAAAGACACCAAAACGGAAGTATACTGCTGGTGCGGCAGTAAGGAATACTTTGCGATAAAATCTATAAATAAACTGAAAAAGTATATCCCTGATCTGCAATTCAAACAGTTTGACGGGCTTAAACACGGCGGGCTTATCTACTCGGACAGATTCAAACAAGAGCTTGACGCAGTCCTGCTTCCCTCATAACAAAAAATGCCGGCTTCGGGTCAGTCCCCAGCCGGCATTTTTATATTCAGTTGATTATCACGCTCTGCCGCTCGCCCTGACCCCATTCATTCGTCTGTTCAGCCTTGACAATGGGAGCTTCGCAGATATAGACCCCGGGCGTCACGTTGCGGACATAATAAGAGAAAGTGACCATTCCCGGGCTATCATTATAAGTTTTAAAACGCAGATTCTGCTTTTCAGAGCTGTTAAGGTATACCTTCCATGAGTCTTTTCCGCTGTATCTAGCGCCGGTCGGAACATAATCCTGAATGCTAATATAGCCTTTGGGCGCGTTCTCAACAGTTACCGTGACCTTTTCCTCATCGCCGACGTTGCTTTCGGGCGTTACCTTCTTTGTGATTCTAAGGTCTTTTCTTCCTGTGCTCTTATTCTCCGAGGCATAGCCGGTGTAGAATGCCATAACACCGACATCCCCGGAAATCTTGCTGAAGGATGTGTCGGCAAACTGTTCCTTTGTAAAGGAGAGACACTCAAAACCGCGCTTATCAAGCTCTGCCGTTTCCGTCTTGCCGCCCTGCGTATATGAGAAGGATGCGCTGGCGCTGGATTTAGGTTTAAAATGGGTTACATAGACCATCTGTTCGAGGACGGTTAAGTCTGTCTGCGACTCAGCGCTGCACAGGTATCTTACCAGAAGATCGGCTGACGGCAGCCTCAAAATCGAAGCTGTTATAGAAGCGGCGGCCGTCATTTCGATATTCATGTCGTTGTCGTCGCCAGCTTTGTAGTATAACGCCGGATCTCCCCATTTATCATATGTGTCTGTAAGCTTTGGGGCGATCAGCTTATTATAATAATCCTTAGCGCCTTCAAAATCGCCCGCAAGCGCAAGCCCGGCGGTAAGGCGCAGTTTATCAAGCTCTGAGAATCCGCCCCCGTTCTTTAATAATGACTTAATGTCAATAAGCACCGGGGAGCCGAGCGAAGCAAGCCCCATATACGCAGCCGCGACCTGTTCGGGCGTTGAATCTTCACCGGAAATTACACCATACAGCGCCGAATTCACCGAACTTTTATTGATATAATCGGGAGCCGCCGACGCAATTCGCCCTGTAAGAACAGGGTCGCCCTTTTTGTCTTCACTCAAAAGCGGTATAAGTCCATCTGCATTCTTTATTTCATAAGGCACGTCATTTTCAGGGCTTTTTCCATAGATATCACTATAGATTCGGTTCCATGCAAAAGAGCTTGCAATCTCCGCGTCCGAGCGCCAACTGCCATTATGGGCGAGGTTTGAAAGCACCCGGTTATATACCAGATAATCATTGCTAAAAAACTCAAGATAGACCGGATAGCGGACTGGCTTTATATTCTTTATGTCGTCAAAGTTTATGATGTCCGAATACTGTGCCTGCAATCCGCAGTCTATCACCGAAAACGGCTTTAAAATGCTGTCTGAAAGATTTCCGTTCGAGCCGGTTATCGTCAGTGTATAGTTGCCCGCAGAAAGCGTTCCGAATTTGAAAATCGCATCGTCCATGGCTTTTGCGGACACATCAACCGACTTTGAAACGCCGTTTCCCTCTACTGTGGCTGTGTAACTAATATCCTGTGTTCCCTCGACCTCTGTGCCATATGCGCGGGACGAGAAATTCACCGTATCCCCCGTTATGAAGGTATCAGGCACCACGGGCGACACGAACATAGCAAGCTTGCTCGTGATATCGATCTTGCTTGAACCTGCGCCAAGATCAGGGCTTACGGCAAGTGTTGTTATTCGCCATGACGTAAGGTTGTCGGCAAGGGTGAATTCTGTCTTAGCCTTTCCGTCTTTATCGGTTTTGAGAGTCAAAAAGGCAGTGTTGTCAACAAATTTAGAGCGCGGTTTTGGTGAAGCAGGCGCTGTAGGAGAAACATCACTTGCGCTATCGCTTGCGCCCCCTCCGCCGGATGCAGAGCCGTAATATTGCGTGTATGAAACATAACTGCATAGACTGGGATAATATATTCTGCCGTACAGGGTAGCGAGCATATTGACCCCCTGCGGAGCGATTGCGAACTGCGCCTCGTCGACAACACTCATGCAAATGTCAGCGTTCGGGACAGGTTTTCCGCTTTTGTCCAAAACCGTAACTTCCGCATTCACCTTGTCTGATGGACGGTAAACCTCTTTATCAGTCTTGACGTTAACAGTAAGCTCTTTTTCGGAAGGATCGTAACTGATTCCACTTCCCTCTATCGGGAATATATGCTTACCGTCAAAATATGCCCCGATAAGCTCGAAATTAGGAATAAGCTTTTTATCGAAGTTTACCGTGAATTCATCTTTTGTGCTTAAAGTCACGTCAAAGGTATCGCTCTGCACCTTTGCGGTAAGATACCTGCCGTTATTTCCAAGCTTCAGCTTGCTGTTGTTTTCATTTATAAAAAAGGTAAGAGGGTTCTTTTCGTTAATCGTCAGTCTGTTCGGATTTCCGACAGCTTCAAACGAGTAATTCTTATATTGAGACGGTTCTGGTCTGCCGCAATAGTACGGTTCATAAGCACTTAGCCCTGATATTGTGTCACGCCCCCGCCCGTCCTTATATGAGAACTCGTATTCATCCCAAGCGTTATCTGATATGTAAGGAAGATCAGTGACCTTGAACTTGCCGTTCACAGTCTTGAAAGTTCTGGTTGTCACATCAGTTCTGACTTCATAAGTTTGGAAACTTATCGTCTTCTTGTTGATAAAATCATAATCAGAATACGTGCCTGTGGACACATAGTAGTAATGGGTTTTTGTGAGCGTAACGTCTATATCCACCGGCTCGCCTTTGATATTTTCAGGAAAGTTGTCGCTGTGATAATCAGCTTCTGTGTGGATACCGGACAGGTTCATTTTATTTGTTTCAACGTCGATCGTTCTGTCCTGATTTACTGTTGCGTAGAGCATCGTATCTCGGTTGAAGGTCATCACCGAGCCGGACGCAACTTGCTCTTTGTTTTCGGCGCTGTCGGTATAGATGCGATAATCCAGTGAATCCGGCTCCCACCATTCCGCTTTTTCAACACTTTGCTTTATCCAGACTTTTCCGCTGCCGTCCCTGCCGAGGTTGAATTTCTTAGTATATTTAAGATTTCCGTCTCCGGAAGCGTCTACAGAAACAGGAAGATTTGATGTGGGCGAACCCTCGAAGAACTGGCAGTTTACATCAACGACGACCGGATTTTCAGAGGGTTCGACATAAACCTCTTGCTCAGGCTTTGCAGAAAAAACATAAACAGGTTTTACATAATCAGATATTTCCACATATGTGCCGAAGATCGCATCGTCCCCATCAACAACCCTGATGCTGTAATAATCAGACTTGAGATCTGAAAAGGAAAGCTCGCAGCTGAACGTGCCGCTGTCGCTCAAAGTCACCGGCGTCTCATACAAATCATCATCGCCGTCACTTATCACAGCCTTAAGATTTTCGGGTTTTTTTACGCCATCCTTTCTCGGGCGGATCAAACCCCACATCTGCACTTTATCCGTAGGAAGATACATCTCTCTGTCCGTATACAAATATGAATAGTAATCTTCAGAGCTAGACCCGTAATAGCCTCCGTAATAGTCACAGCAATAATAACTGCTCAGATCTGCAATATCTATAAAAATATCGCCTCCGTTTTGAATCTTTAAAACGCAGTCATCCTGATAATAATAATTATCCCCTCTGATCTTGTCCCATTTGATTATGGTGCTGCCGTTCTTGCCAGTCACGCCGGAATCCGTGCCTTTTTCATTTTTGAATTTGACCGTGGCGCCAGAAACCGCCCCGCTCGACCTGTTCACCCAGACGAGTCCGTCATTGTCGTTGAATGAACCGTAAACAGAAAGGTTTGACACCTGAAAATACTTATATACACTCTGCTGTTTGCCCTTGTTGTCCGTCGCTGAGATAACAGCACAGTAAAATCCGAGGTTAAAATTCTGCGGCATAACTATATATCTATCCCAGCTTTGCCCTTTTGTCAGCTCGCTTGTAAATGTCATGAATTCCGATGACTTGTAAAGATCGGGTTTAAAATCAAAGCCATGGCTGTCGCAGTATGCAGAAAGCTCTGCAAGGTAATCATCAGGGGAAAACCGGTAGACAGAAACCTTGAATTTTTCATTTTTATAATCGTCCGCAACCGAAAGCCCCAAAGCAATCGGATCAGAGGGTATGAATGTGCCGAAACTGTATTTATTGCTGTAGAAAATCGTATCTTCCGGCTCTTCTATCGTTTTAAACCTGAACTCTATTCCGCTTTCAACCTTTTCGCCTTCATTGTTTTTGACGTTAGTGGAAACAGTCACTTTATAAACGGTGCCATACGAAAGCTCAGCGTCAGGGATAAAAGCAGCCGTATCTGCGAACATTTTAAACTGACCGGTAACATTCGGCGTAATGCTGAAAGCTGATTTTAGGCTGTCAAGGTCGACGTCACTTTCTGAAAACTCAAGCTCTATACCCGCATTCAGATGTACGGATGAATCCTCGTCGTCCGGCCTTGTGCCCAGAATCTTGAATTTCTGCTCGGTCTGGAATGCCCATTTGTTTACGGTATCCCCATTTTCATCAGTCAGCGACACCGTAACGAGGACATTGCTTTCAAACGGTTTGTCAGGCGTAATGATATATGTACCGTCAGGCTGTGCCTCTGTCTTAAACGTCCTTTTAGGCGTTATTACTATTCTTTTCTGAATAAAATCCTCTGTAATGCCGTCTCCCTTTACAATGAATCCCGAATCGACGGCAATGCCCTTTTTTGTTTCCTTTTGCGCTGTAACCGTCACAGACTGTCCATCAATACTATCCGCCGCCGTGGAACCTAGCGGAAAGACTGATAATATCATTGAAACCGATAGGAATATCGTAAGCATTTTGCCCGACAGCCTATTTTTGAATTCGAAAAATCCAGCCATAATCCCCTCCAACAAATATCTTATTTTGTCACCCATCAAGTCAATTGTAACATTTTTCCTCGATATGTCAATAAATCCCTGCAAAAAAAGAGGCTTTCTTACGAAAGCCTCTTTTTAAATTTAATTGATTATCACGCTCTGCCGCTCGCCCTGACCCCATTCTGGATAATCTTCGGAAG harbors:
- a CDS encoding alpha-2-macroglobulin family protein; translation: MAGFFEFKNRLSGKMLTIFLSVSMILSVFPLGSTAADSIDGQSVTVTAQKETKKGIAVDSGFIVKGDGITEDFIQKRIVITPKRTFKTEAQPDGTYIITPDKPFESNVLVTVSLTDENGDTVNKWAFQTEQKFKILGTRPDDEDSSVHLNAGIELEFSESDVDLDSLKSAFSITPNVTGQFKMFADTAAFIPDAELSYGTVYKVTVSTNVKNNEGEKVESGIEFRFKTIEEPEDTIFYSNKYSFGTFIPSDPIALGLSVADDYKNEKFKVSVYRFSPDDYLAELSAYCDSHGFDFKPDLYKSSEFMTFTSELTKGQSWDRYIVMPQNFNLGFYCAVISATDNKGKQQSVYKYFQVSNLSVYGSFNDNDGLVWVNRSSGAVSGATVKFKNEKGTDSGVTGKNGSTIIKWDKIRGDNYYYQDDCVLKIQNGGDIFIDIADLSSYYCCDYYGGYYGSSSEDYYSYLYTDREMYLPTDKVQMWGLIRPRKDGVKKPENLKAVISDGDDDLYETPVTLSDSGTFSCELSFSDLKSDYYSIRVVDGDDAIFGTYVEISDYVKPVYVFSAKPEQEVYVEPSENPVVVDVNCQFFEGSPTSNLPVSVDASGDGNLKYTKKFNLGRDGSGKVWIKQSVEKAEWWEPDSLDYRIYTDSAENKEQVASGSVMTFNRDTMLYATVNQDRTIDVETNKMNLSGIHTEADYHSDNFPENIKGEPVDIDVTLTKTHYYYVSTGTYSDYDFINKKTISFQTYEVRTDVTTRTFKTVNGKFKVTDLPYISDNAWDEYEFSYKDGRGRDTISGLSAYEPYYCGRPEPSQYKNYSFEAVGNPNRLTINEKNPLTFFINENNSKLKLGNNGRYLTAKVQSDTFDVTLSTKDEFTVNFDKKLIPNFELIGAYFDGKHIFPIEGSGISYDPSEKELTVNVKTDKEVYRPSDKVNAEVTVLDKSGKPVPNADICMSVVDEAQFAIAPQGVNMLATLYGRIYYPSLCSYVSYTQYYGSASGGGGASDSASDVSPTAPASPKPRSKFVDNTAFLTLKTDKDGKAKTEFTLADNLTSWRITTLAVSPDLGAGSSKIDITSKLAMFVSPVVPDTFITGDTVNFSSRAYGTEVEGTQDISYTATVEGNGVSKSVDVSAKAMDDAIFKFGTLSAGNYTLTITGSNGNLSDSILKPFSVIDCGLQAQYSDIINFDDIKNIKPVRYPVYLEFFSNDYLVYNRVLSNLAHNGSWRSDAEIASSFAWNRIYSDIYGKSPENDVPYEIKNADGLIPLLSEDKKGDPVLTGRIASAAPDYINKSSVNSALYGVISGEDSTPEQVAAAYMGLASLGSPVLIDIKSLLKNGGGFSELDKLRLTAGLALAGDFEGAKDYYNKLIAPKLTDTYDKWGDPALYYKAGDDNDMNIEMTAAASITASILRLPSADLLVRYLCSAESQTDLTVLEQMVYVTHFKPKSSASASFSYTQGGKTETAELDKRGFECLSFTKEQFADTSFSKISGDVGVMAFYTGYASENKSTGRKDLRITKKVTPESNVGDEEKVTVTVENAPKGYISIQDYVPTGARYSGKDSWKVYLNSSEKQNLRFKTYNDSPGMVTFSYYVRNVTPGVYICEAPIVKAEQTNEWGQGERQSVIIN